ACCATGCCTGTAGAGGCGGCGGAATACGCCATGCTGCGTACCTATCTGGAATGGTTGGCGGATCTGCCCTGGCAGAAGAGCACCCGCGACAGTATCGATCTGGCCGCGGCGCGGGCCATTCTGGACGAAGATCATTACGATCTGGATAAGGTCAAAGAACGCATTCTGGAATTTCTTGCGGTATGCAAACTGAAAAAAAAGCTTAACGGGCCGGTGCTGTGTTTTGTCGGTCCGCCGGGGGTCGGTAAGACCAGTCTCGGCAAGTCGATTGCGCGCGCATTGGGGCGCAAATTCGTTCGTGTGTCGTTGGGCGGTTTGCGCGACGAGGCGGAAATCCGCGGTCACCGCCGCACCTATGTCGGAGCCTTGCCGGGACGGATTCTGCAGAGCATGAAACAGGCCGGCAGCAACAACCCGGTTTTCATGCTCGACGAACTGGACAAGGTCGGGGGGGCCGATTTCCGCGGCGACCCTTCGGCGGCCCTGCTGGAATTGCTCGACCCCGAGCAGAATCACGCCTTTTCCGATCATTACATCAATCTGCCGTTCGATCTCTCCAAGGTCATGTTCGTTGCCACGGCCAACGTTCTGGATAGCGTGCCGTCGGCTTTGCGGGATCGCCTCGAGGTGATCCGGCTGGCCGGTTACAGTACCGAGCAGAAGCTCGCGATTGCCCGGCGTTACCTCATCCCCCGGCAACTTGAGGCCAACGGTTTGCAGGAATCCGACCTCGCCATTTCCCGCAATGCCTTGTTGAAAGTCATCGGCGAATATACGGCCGAGGCCGGTTTGCGCAACCTGGAGCGCGAACTCGGCGGCATCTGCCGCAAGGTGGCGCGTCGCCGGGCGGAAAATGATCTGCGCCCCGTGCGGGTTACCAGCGGCACCCTGGCCTCTTATCTGGGACCATCCCGTTACCTCGACGAGGACAAGCTGGAGGAACACGAGGTCGGTGTGGTGACCGGCCTGGCCTGGACCGAGGTCGGCGGGCAGATTCTGCATGTCGAAGCCAGTATCATGCCTGGCAGCGGACAGTTGCACCTAACCGGACAATTGGGGGACGTCATGAAGGAAAGTGCCCAGGCAGCCCTGAGTTACGCCCGGGCCCATGCCGGCCAGTGGGGTATCGATCCGGATTTTTACAAGTCTCTGGACATTCATATCCACGTGCCGGCCGGCGCCATCCCCAAGGATGGTCCGAGTGCCGGGGTCACCATCATGACTGCGCTGGTTTCGATACTGTCGCAACGACCGGTCAATCGCGAGGTTGCCATGACCGGCGAAATCACCCTGCGTGGCCAGGTTTTGCCCATCGGTGGGGTCAAGGAAAAGCTTTTGGCAGCGGTTCGGGCCGGCATGCAAACCGTGGTGCTGCCCCGCCGTAACCAAAAGGATCTGGCCGATGTACCGGCGGGGTTGCGTCGCCGTTTGGCGTTGGTATTTGCCGACCGGGTGGAAGATGTTCTGGCGGTGGCGTTGGAGGGAAAAGCGTGAAACTGGCGGAGTTGGGAGAATTCGGTTTTATCAAGCGCATTCGCGCGGCGGCAGCATCCGGCGAGGGGGTTTGCCACAGCATCGGGGACGATTGCGCGGTCCTCGAATTGCCGCCGGGCCAGCGTCTGCTGACCACCAAGGATCTGCTTATCGAAGGGGTTCATTTTCAGCGGGCCTGGACCGACAGCCGCAGTTTGGGGCGTAAAAGTGTGTCGGTCAATGTCAGTGATATCGCGGCCATGGGTGGCCGTCCGCGCCACCTTTACCTGGGGCTTGGCGTGCCCGCTGATTTCAGCGTCGAAGAGCTCCAGCTTTTCATGGATGGCTTTCTCGAAGCGGTCACGGCCTATGGTGCTTGCCTGGTCGGCGGTGATACCTGTCGTTCGCCGGGGCCGCTGCTGATCAGCGTGACCGCCGAAGGTTCCGTAGCAGCGGGTCGCGAAGTGCGCCGCGCCGGGGCGGGTATCGGGCAGATCATCTATGTTTCCGGAACCCTGGGCGACAGCGCCCTGGCGTTGCAGCAGCTGGGTAAAGGCGAAGTTCCCGATTCGTTTTTAGCCTCCCGGCACCACGATCCCACCGCCCGCGTGGCTCTCGGGCAGGCTCTGGCGCAAGCCGGACTGGCAACTGCGATGATCGATATATCCGACGGTGTGCTGGCGGACTTGGGTCATATTCTGAAGGCCTCCTCCGTGGGCGCCCTGCTGGAGGAATCGCTGTTGCCCTTATCCGGGGCCTTTCGGGCGGTTCTGCAGCATGCTCCACATCTGCTGCAGCTGGCTTTAAGTGGTGGAGAGGATTACGAATTGTTATTCACTGTAGCGCCGGAGCGCGAAGCGGAAGTGGATGCCCTGGCCCGCACCCTGGCACTGCCTCTGACGCGTATCGGTGTCATAACCTCTGCCGATGAAGGATTGCGACTGCGCGCCGCCGACGGTAGTCTGCGTCCCGCCGAGGGCAAGGGCTTCAATCATTTCGCGCAGTAGGTGTTTTTGGCCAACAGATCTAAACCAAAAGGGAACCCATCCGTCTGATTCCAAGCTGTCCGTGGGCTGGCTGCATGTGGAACGATCCTTGCTGTTATCAGGTATAAATTGAAAACCGGCGGCGCGCCTGCCGCTGTCTTTTTATATCGTCCCGCCCATCAAAGGAGCCGTCATGAGAGTTGAGATCACCTACAAGTTTGTCATGGGGTTTATCATCGTGGTCGCCTCGATCGTGGCGCTGAACTACCTGGTTCCCGCTACGGGGCTGGTGCCCGATTATCTAGAACAGACCTTGTCGACGACCTGTGCCTTGCTGGTCGGTCTTTTGCTCGGCTGGTTCTTTTCCAAAGCGTTTACCGCCAATATTCTG
This DNA window, taken from Syntrophotalea carbinolica DSM 2380, encodes the following:
- the lon gene encoding endopeptidase La, whose amino-acid sequence is MCNRHHHKEKILQPSVRDFELPEALPLLPVRDAVIFPHMILPLYIGRSQSLAAVEQALAGDRLIMLACQKELGQETPTAEDIYAFGCVGMIMRSVKLPDGRSKILVQGLGKAHVVHYLSSVPYFAVTTEAVEDLVVESSMQTEALMRSVREQLTELHGMGRSFSNEVLVAMENIEDPGHLADVVASNLGLKVAVVQPLLEENDPIRRLHKVQELLLRETELINVQQRIQTQAREEMGSSQREYFLREQLRAIQSELGEADAKAEDLLELRAQIDKAKLPADVGKEAHKQLRRLETMPVEAAEYAMLRTYLEWLADLPWQKSTRDSIDLAAARAILDEDHYDLDKVKERILEFLAVCKLKKKLNGPVLCFVGPPGVGKTSLGKSIARALGRKFVRVSLGGLRDEAEIRGHRRTYVGALPGRILQSMKQAGSNNPVFMLDELDKVGGADFRGDPSAALLELLDPEQNHAFSDHYINLPFDLSKVMFVATANVLDSVPSALRDRLEVIRLAGYSTEQKLAIARRYLIPRQLEANGLQESDLAISRNALLKVIGEYTAEAGLRNLERELGGICRKVARRRAENDLRPVRVTSGTLASYLGPSRYLDEDKLEEHEVGVVTGLAWTEVGGQILHVEASIMPGSGQLHLTGQLGDVMKESAQAALSYARAHAGQWGIDPDFYKSLDIHIHVPAGAIPKDGPSAGVTIMTALVSILSQRPVNREVAMTGEITLRGQVLPIGGVKEKLLAAVRAGMQTVVLPRRNQKDLADVPAGLRRRLALVFADRVEDVLAVALEGKA
- the thiL gene encoding thiamine-phosphate kinase yields the protein MKLAELGEFGFIKRIRAAAASGEGVCHSIGDDCAVLELPPGQRLLTTKDLLIEGVHFQRAWTDSRSLGRKSVSVNVSDIAAMGGRPRHLYLGLGVPADFSVEELQLFMDGFLEAVTAYGACLVGGDTCRSPGPLLISVTAEGSVAAGREVRRAGAGIGQIIYVSGTLGDSALALQQLGKGEVPDSFLASRHHDPTARVALGQALAQAGLATAMIDISDGVLADLGHILKASSVGALLEESLLPLSGAFRAVLQHAPHLLQLALSGGEDYELLFTVAPEREAEVDALARTLALPLTRIGVITSADEGLRLRAADGSLRPAEGKGFNHFAQ